In Planctomycetota bacterium, one DNA window encodes the following:
- a CDS encoding PIG-L family deacetylase, whose product MKSAFRFLLVTGCILAVAAFCLAQRGGDPIEGLLVTLGRRGVNMDAELVKLNDLAALRGEPQKARPLYLEVKAALEAKEAAFSREAARKPDDKLIAQLAAGKDRVLAVTAHPDDENMMSGLLAFAHDHGCAVRLLCLTRGEQGENPHSAGLRGDALGEKRAEELRGATSALGIEYRIADFRNGAFRAKFPDRKLWLPADVLAAWDQEPGPERVVADEARDFAATVILTIEPNWGWTGHAEHRAAAELARRAARQLGAQLAYAVTSDAAFTDAFATATTARPADKAQTYWALKLAAARRHESQFRLPATAEAHPEQARDLSTEHFLRVAQP is encoded by the coding sequence ATGAAATCCGCGTTCCGTTTTCTCCTTGTCACCGGCTGCATCCTGGCGGTGGCCGCGTTCTGCCTTGCACAGCGGGGTGGCGATCCGATCGAGGGCCTGCTGGTGACGCTTGGGCGGCGAGGCGTGAACATGGACGCGGAACTCGTGAAGCTCAACGACCTCGCCGCACTGCGCGGCGAGCCACAAAAGGCGCGGCCGCTCTATCTCGAAGTGAAGGCGGCGCTCGAGGCAAAGGAGGCGGCGTTTTCCCGTGAAGCCGCGCGCAAGCCGGACGATAAACTGATCGCGCAGCTCGCCGCGGGAAAGGATCGCGTGCTCGCCGTGACGGCGCATCCCGATGACGAGAACATGATGAGCGGCCTGCTCGCCTTCGCGCACGACCACGGCTGCGCGGTGCGGCTGCTCTGCCTCACGCGCGGCGAACAAGGCGAAAACCCCCACTCCGCCGGACTGCGCGGCGACGCGCTCGGCGAGAAGCGCGCGGAGGAATTGCGTGGCGCGACGTCGGCGCTCGGCATCGAGTACCGCATCGCGGACTTCCGCAATGGGGCGTTTCGCGCGAAGTTTCCAGACCGCAAACTCTGGCTCCCCGCGGACGTGCTTGCGGCGTGGGACCAGGAGCCGGGCCCGGAGCGCGTGGTGGCGGACGAGGCGCGGGACTTTGCGGCGACGGTCATCCTCACCATCGAGCCGAACTGGGGCTGGACCGGCCACGCCGAGCATCGCGCCGCGGCGGAACTCGCGCGCCGGGCAGCGCGACAACTCGGCGCGCAGTTGGCGTACGCGGTCACCTCGGACGCGGCATTCACCGACGCCTTTGCGACGGCGACGACGGCGCGCCCGGCTGACAAGGCCCAGACGTATTGGGCGCTCAAACTCGCCGCCGCGCGCCGCCACGAGTCGCAATTCCGTTTGCCTGCCACCGCCGAGGCGCACCCCGAGCAAGCGCGCGACCTCAGCACGGAGCATTTTCTCCGCGTCGCCCAGCCATGA